One window of Mangrovibacterium diazotrophicum genomic DNA carries:
- a CDS encoding glycoside hydrolase family 130 protein produces the protein MNIPVNLFEERLELVKQKQHNLITRKNTELFSDNGIYNRYEYPILTREHIPLHWRYDLNKETNPFFMERIGFNAAFNAGAMKFNGKYILVVRTEGNDRKSFFAVAESPNGIDNFKFWDRPITLPQTENPDTNVYDMRLTQHDDGWIYGVFCTERKDPDAPDGDTSSAVAAAGIARTKDLVEWERLPDLISTSGQQRNVVLFPHLVDGKYAFYTRPQDGFIDTGKGGGIGFGLADDIEKPEVKEEVIVDAKTYHTIYEVKNGLGPAPIRTEHGWLQLAHGVRNTAAGLRYTLYVFMTDLEKPWIVTHKPNGHFIAPLKGERVGDVSNVLFANGWIKDEDGSVFIYYASSDTRMHVATTTVDKLVDYCLNSPQDQLHSHLSVQNIKKLIDQNKDFMNLL, from the coding sequence ATGAATATACCTGTTAATTTGTTTGAGGAGAGATTGGAGCTGGTAAAGCAAAAACAGCACAATTTAATTACCCGAAAAAATACCGAGCTTTTCAGCGACAACGGTATTTATAACCGTTACGAATATCCGATCCTGACACGGGAACACATTCCGTTGCATTGGCGATACGACCTGAACAAGGAGACGAACCCGTTTTTTATGGAGCGTATTGGTTTTAACGCGGCATTCAATGCCGGTGCCATGAAGTTCAATGGAAAATATATCCTGGTGGTGCGTACTGAAGGAAACGATCGGAAGTCGTTTTTTGCAGTGGCTGAGAGTCCAAACGGGATCGATAACTTCAAGTTTTGGGACCGGCCAATTACGCTGCCTCAAACTGAAAATCCGGATACTAATGTCTACGATATGCGTTTGACGCAACATGATGACGGCTGGATTTACGGTGTCTTTTGTACCGAGCGCAAAGACCCTGATGCTCCGGACGGAGATACATCCAGTGCCGTTGCAGCGGCCGGGATTGCCCGAACCAAAGACCTGGTGGAGTGGGAGCGTTTGCCGGATTTGATTTCGACCAGTGGCCAGCAACGCAATGTGGTGCTTTTTCCGCACCTGGTTGACGGAAAATACGCCTTCTACACACGTCCTCAGGACGGATTTATAGATACCGGTAAAGGTGGTGGCATTGGTTTCGGTTTGGCAGATGACATTGAAAAGCCGGAGGTGAAAGAAGAAGTGATCGTGGATGCAAAAACGTATCATACCATTTACGAAGTGAAAAACGGCCTTGGGCCTGCACCGATTCGGACGGAGCACGGTTGGCTGCAGCTGGCTCATGGTGTTCGCAACACAGCGGCAGGCCTTCGTTACACACTTTATGTGTTCATGACTGATCTGGAAAAGCCCTGGATTGTAACGCACAAGCCAAACGGCCATTTCATTGCGCCGCTCAAGGGTGAGCGAGTTGGCGATGTATCGAACGTTTTGTTTGCAAATGGTTGGATCAAAGACGAGGATGGTTCCGTGTTTATCTACTACGCATCGTCGGATACACGCATGCACGTGGCAACAACGACGGTTGATAAGCTTGTCGACTATTGTCTGAATTCACCGCAGGATCAGTTGCATTCGCATCTTTCTGTTCAAAACATCAAAAAGCTGATTGACCAGAACAAAGACTTTATGAACCTGCTTTAA